The following proteins are co-located in the Schistocerca nitens isolate TAMUIC-IGC-003100 chromosome 2, iqSchNite1.1, whole genome shotgun sequence genome:
- the LOC126236540 gene encoding uncharacterized protein LOC126236540 isoform X1 — MKAALLFVVALVAVAVVNGQSEESTNATIQGLVQLSTNAPIEGALQPVATFSSGVRQAAPSFTEENEDTICVQADNTYYLYANSLKLYSCYNLLPKVYVVKPKSLCNINLSDCPKN; from the exons ATGAAGGCTGCTCTGTTGTTTGTTGTTG CACTGGTCGCAGTTGCGGTGGTGAACGGACAATCAGAAGAGTCGACCAATGCCACCATCCAGGGTTTGGTACAGCTGTCGACCAATGCCCCCATCGAGGGTGCGTTACAGCCGGTCGCCACCTTCTCGAGTGGGGTGAGACAGGCGGCGCCGTCGTTCACGGAAGAAAACGAGGATACCATTTGTGTCCAGGCAGACAACACGTACTACTTGTACGCTAATTCACTGAAACTGTATTCTTGCTACAACCTGCTACCGAAGG TTTACGTGGTGAAACCAAAGAGTCTATGTAACATAAATCTGTCAGACTGTCCCAAGAACTAG